The Eremothecium cymbalariae DBVPG#7215 chromosome 1, complete sequence DNA segment ATATCCAGAAACGGATCcatcttttaaaaacaaaagatcGAGTAGTGTATTTATTTGTTATCTCAAAGTAATTTCAATTTCCCAATGCTGTATTTTGACAATACGCAGGTTATTTACTATGCCCGTTCTTGGCTTCCTTACTTTCTATTCAACACATAGGCAACTTATGAGATTTAAAACCTTATGCATACTTATCAATGTTGCGTAGAACAACCCTTAAGCTAGCATAATTCGCGCAAGTCATTATGAGACAAAACAACGTGTCAAGGAAAGAACTGCATAAAAACGGTTCAATTGTTGTGTCATATAATTAGAAGTCGCTTAAAGCGGTAAGTTGTATACCAGTTGACGGTGATCGTTGTTTCCAgccaaaaaaattaaagcTGCAGTATAcatgatattattttagAGAATGTTAATGAGATCCAATCCTATAGTTTAGGAGCTCAATGATTGTCAATACGCTGGCATCTAGGCATTGACTGATGGTCGTATAGTCTGCGCCTTCTTTTCACAAGATTTGAAGAGTTATGATTGAGCCAAGACATAaagtaaatatataaatacagAATCAATTTGTTATGGCAGAAAGCAGGTATTGGTTTGGTTAAATTATTACAAAATAGAGTAAGCCCGATGGTTACTCTCgttaaaaaatttggaattctGGCTGCTATTGTCGCTGCTGCTAAAGCAGCGTCATTCGATGTCAAAATCGAATATAGCAGCCACCTCGGCTTGTTCTACTACTTCGAAGATGCTAGTATCACTGTTGAAGCCGTGGCTGAAGGATTAAAGATCAATGCTCCTAGCTGTGAAGCTTTGAAAGAAGGTATGATTCTTGTTTCAATCGATGGCTGTGTTGATAATGTCTTAGTCTCTTGGAACCCAGACAAACTGTTCGACTTAAAGAATGATGGCGTGAGCTTAACTTGGAAAGAGGTCCTTCATCAAAGCTGTGAATGTTCACATGAATCATCAAACACCGTTGATTATTCCACCGTGGAGAGTATCAGCACCGACGTACACTACACATCTGAAGGTATTCCATCAGGTTCTGATACTTCGCCAGAGAGTGTTTACACCACTACTGTAAGCGACATTGAAACCGAATACACAACCTATTGTCCGCTAACTGACGAACACCAAACATCTGAAGGTGTTTCATCAGGTCCAGCTCCATCCGGTTCTGCTCCATCAGGCCCAGCTCCATCAGGCCCAGCTCCAAGTGGCCCAGCTCCATCAGGCCCAGCTCCAAGTGGCCCAGCTCCATCAGGCCCAGCTCCATCCGGTTCTGCTTCCAGTGGTCCAGCTCCAAGTGGTCCAGCTCCATCCGGTTCTGCTCCAAGTGGCCCAGCTCCATCAGGCCCAGCTCCATCAGGCCCAGCTCCATCAGGCCCAGCTCCATCCGGTCCACACAAATCCCATGATGCAAAGAGCTCAGTCGAGACTGTTTACACTACAACTGTAAGCGGTGTTGAAACTAAATACACAACTTACTGTCCGCTAACCGACAAACACCACACATCTGAAGGTGTTCCATCCGGTTCTGCTTCCAGTGGTCCAGCTCCAAGTGGTCCAGCTCCATCCGGTTCTGCTCCAAGTGGCCCAGCTCCATCAGGCCCAGCTCCATCAGGCCCAGCTCCATCCGGTCCACACAAATCCCATGATGCAAAGAGCTCAGTCGAGACTGTTTACACTACAACTGTAAGCGGTGTTGAAACTAAATACACAACTTACTGTCCGCTAACCGACAAACACCACACATCTGAAGGTGTTCCATCCGGTTCTGCTTCCAGTGGTCCAGCTCCAAGTGGTCCAGCTCCATCCGGTTCTGCTTCCAGTGGTCCAGCTCCAAGTGGTCCAGCTCCATCCGGTTCTGCTTCCAGTGGCCCAGCTCCATCAGGCCCAGCTCCATCCGGTCCAGCTCCATCCGGTTCTGCTTCCAGTGGTCCAGCTCCAAGTGGTCCAGCTCCATCCGGTTCTGCTTCCAGTGGCCCAGCTCCATCAGGCCCAGCTCCATCCGGTCCAGCTCCAAGTGGTCCAGCTCCATCCGGTTCTGCTTCCAGTGGTCCAGCTCCAAGTGGTCCAGCTCCATCAGGCCCAGCTCCATCCGGTTCTGCTCCATCAGGCCCAGCTCCATCCGGTCCAGCTCCAAGTGGCCCAGCTCCATCCGGTCCTGCTCCAAGTGGCCCAGCTCCATCCGGTCCAGCTCCAAGTGGCCCAGCTCCAACCGGTCCAGCTCCAAGTGGCCCAGCTCCAACCGGTCCAGCTCCATCAGGCTCTGCTCCAAGTGGCCCAGCTCCAACCGCTCCTGTTCCAACCGCTCAAATCCCATCTTTCAGTAACTCTACTGTTGTACCACCTGCAACATGCGGTCCACAGGGCAATGCTCCATGTGTTCAAACACCATCCTTCGGTAACTCTACTGCTGTACCAACTGGCACACCTGAGCAGGATATcacaaaaacaattgaCTCTTTGTTATATGTTACTGCATCTCACGCATCCAGTTCACACCCATCAGTTGCAGCTGCCTCATCTTCTCACTCGGTTGACGTCTTTGAAGGTAAGGCCCATCGTGCCATTGCTCAAAACTTTGCCGCAGCAATGTTAGCTGTTGGTATGGCTTTAATCTAATTATAAGATAAGCAATTGTGATTTTTGGAAACTAGAAGTATGGGTACTagttgtatttttttttcatttcgTCAATACTTTTGGAGTTCTATTAGGAATCTGTCAAATATGTTCAGTTCTTGCTGCAACGCATGCATCGACCCTTGACCACCCGGCATGAATCCAGATTAAAACCGTTTAAAACCGGGACTTATAAGACACCCATCGATTTTAGATTTTATTCGGCACTGtatatatcttttatatattatatctttaatatatatatcggGTACGCTTCGGATAGTAAAAACATAGTAAAAACATACAATTCAATTTAAAACTTCCTTCAATAAGCCATCCAATTCACCAGAGCTTTCTAATGCCTGTAACTCACTGTTGCCTCCAATATGTTTCCCACCAATGTAAATATTAGGAACAGTTCTTTGTCCTGATAATTCCAATAAGGCGGCCTGAATATCGACACCTTCTTGTCCCATGATGTCTAGCTCTAAAACCTTCGCCTCTGGCAATGGAATCTTTTTGTCCTCAAAAAGAGTCTTCTTAGCTCTTCTGCAGTATGGACAGTATGTCTTAGATGCAACAAAAATCTTGCTTTGCTTAATTAAAGACTGAACTTGCTGGACCGTTGCTGGTGAAaccattttcttttgttgtCTAATCTTTACGATAATCAAGTATACCACTAACGTTATCAGAATATAGAATGCTGGACGGCTTTCACTATTAGAAGGCTTCTTAGACAAAATAGTAGGGCTAAATTCCTGCGAAAATATTGACTGAACCATCTAGGTTGATTATAAATAGGTATTTATTAACAAGGATTGTCATCATAAGAATTGGcttgaatatttatcaattaaataaaaatttatGAGATTTCCAACTTACGTAATACAAAGGTAGGGTAACCTAATATTATAAAGATATTctaatcacgtgatgaAATATCACAAATACTAGGGGTCTCTGGAAAGGtaaactatatatatatatataagaagatATAGTTGCATATTAAGAGTAATTGTGGTGGGTAGATGTTAATCGTATAAATAAAGGCGTGCGTTGTCGTTTATTTGGCGTACCCCTTTCTCCTGACGTTTAGAGGCCCGGCATCCTTTCTGtcaataaaaatgataCATATTAGTTTCTCTCTAGGTGGTTTAGAAAAGGAAGCAGTGTAACGAGTGGGAATACCAAATAAGCGGCATGGGGTTTCTAtctgatcatcaacatACACTCATTACTGATATAATCGATAGGGTTGTGTCAATTGAAACTGTAACGTTGGAAGTTGAATTAGAAAGGTTAGTTCAGTTGATAAGATCTGAATCAGAGTATGAGTCGACTAATAATCAATTGGAAGCTGCCAGGGCAATGAGGAAGCAGTTGAAATATGGGAATCAGGTCCAACAAAGTCGTGCGCTTGActtattaaatttatttgTATCACAGTTGATTAGGTTTTCGGTTATTTACAATGACGTTAAGCTATTGCAGCGACTCCAAGGTATTGCCATGGAGACAGAGACTGATTCACGGGGTCGTTCATACCACAAAAAGGTTGTTAAGCAAGCTGTTGGTTACCTCCTAGCATGGACCAGTTTCATCAGGACTCAAGCTCCGGACTCTAGATCTTATGATGGGTTATTACGATTAGGGGATATGGTTAAGCGTAATTACGTCAAAAAAACGGAGAGAAGTCGTCAACGCCATTCATATACTATAGAGAGTGGAGGCAAGTCTACGAAAAAAGGTGCCTTTATAGAAGACTGCGCCGATACTACGACCaatttagatgatgaactGTACCATATTCCTCATATTAATATTGCAAATGAAGCTTCAAATATCAAGCTATTAATCAGTGATGCATTGGCTACCGCtatatcattaaaaaattctCTTCTAGAGTTACCAAAGGGTAAAAAATCTATAGATGATGCACATGCAACGGCTAAATTTACCGAAGCAAGAGAACTCCGGAAACGAGTGCTAAGGTATTTACAGCTCATCACTGAAGGAGAGCTATTGGGTCCATTAATCCATGCAAACGAGGAATTGGTAAATGCGCTCTCCAGATATGACGAATTGGCCGACGATAACCATGATGATCGTTTGGATAATGATTCACTAAGTAGTGATGATTTATCTGAACGAGAATCCAATTCGACTGATAACCCCTTTGGAGATCAAAACAAGATATAATCATGAAATAATTAACATCCCAGATTGATAAATTTCTGCACAAACGCACTTCCCTATGCCTGATAAACAATGTATACGAATTATGTTTTCTGgaaaattaatatatcccatatataacatataaatttcaaaaaaaatcgaTGTCACTAATAAGTAAGCGTATATACGACACATATAGCtttatatgtttttagATTACTCCGCTGTTTTAAAGTTCAAGGAACAACTATTAACACAATGTCTAGTATCCTTGGGAATCGACAACAACTTATCCCACCCTTCCCCTTCAAACACATGACCCAAATGCCCATCGCAATTGCTGCAACATATCTCTATCCTTACTGTCCCTAAACTAGTATCTTTATGATATGTTAACACATCGGGATTAACAGGTTGATAGAACGACGGCCAGCCACAACCTGAATCAAACTTCGTCGTACTACTATATAGCGGTTGATCACAGTTAGCACAGTGATATATCCCCTGATTTTTATTGAGCAAGTAAGCCCCAGTGTGAGGACGTTCGGTATGCTTATCACGTAAAACAAGTAGTTGCTCTGCAGTTAATTTAGGATTCCACTTAGACATTCCAGCATTCAAAGATAACCTCTTGAAAGGAACTTTAAGCATATGCACTCGAAAATGACACCACCAAAAtgttatattatacagCCTGATTAGCTTCCGGAATTCTGTACATTCTAGTACGCCAAcgtttttaaagttttgtCTCATAATTTCGGCTTTTCGGGTTGTCAAACTTTAACGTAGGAACCTCGAAAGTCTAGTGTAGAGATGCATCTCAACAGGAAAATTTGCAactaaaaacaaagataataatagctATCATTGAGTGGGGTCAACTATCAGTAGTATAAGCTGtcattttattataatatactCGAGGGGAAAAGTGCAAAGCGCGAAACTATCAAAATAGATGGGCATGAAGTATCCTACGCAAATGTCATGTATGGAGGCCTTCGACCAACTAACAGAATGCTATAGTATCGGAGGTTTGGTGCGCCACTACTACCGTTTTGGAGAGCTAAATTCTTGTGCCAAGGAGATGGAAAAGCTaaagttttgtttgatGTATGGATCCGATCCCATTAAAGTACAGAAATGGTACCGTGACGAGGTGGAAACTAATAGGAGAACAAAGGGCACTTCGGATGATATCTGGAAAGTGCGTTCCTGAAGTTGCACCTGGTGGCACCGAATTGCATGACGTAAATAAGGCTGTATATATGAAAATAGTGATGTTAATATCAACCTTAAATGATTAGTATTAGTATGTTTCACCGAtgtatcacgtgatggACTCTTTAATTATAGTAAGTatctattattatttattggTTTTGTTATTAGCGACACACAACTTGTAGGGTTAACAAGTAAGCGAAGCGTTGAGAGAGCGAGAAGGTCTGGTTTTTGATACGATTAGAAGACATTCTGGGGTATTagatttcatttttaaggTCAGATTACTATTACGATGACCCTGACATCCGATTCGTTCAGTCGTTCTCTTGAAACATATCATAACTGGTCCGTTGATGAGGTTATAGAGTGGACATGGTCTGAGTTACAATTGAATTGTAGTCTCCCAGATGAGAGCGACACATCAATTAATGTAGGTGGGTCGGTTAAAGAGGATGGTAGGAAAAACAGTGACAATGAAGAGACAAGTACAGAGGATAAACCGCTGAAAAAACAGGAAATAGAGGAAGGTTCTGAACAAATGTATGTGGGTTCAGATACTTCAGCATGTATCAGTCCTATCATTGATCCATACAGCAGCATTAAAAGCAACTTTCATGAGAATGCAATTACAGGGGACGTCTTGCCATTTTTGTCTCTCGAGGATTGTAAGCGAGTATTCAACAACGATACTAAATTAGCAGTCAAATTTAAGGTGTCCATAAATAAACTTGAAAGAGTCACGAATCCCACAGACAGAAATGACAAGGAGTTGGTAAATACTCTGAATAATCTTCATATTACCATTTCAGAAAAGTTGCAAGAATATCAATCGCACTATTCCCGACTCCGCATGGATGTTTTAGAGGTAATGAAAAGAAGTGCCACAAATTCTGCCGCATTCTCATCAGGAACGCACCCTCAGCAATCAATTCAAGTCCAAGATTACTTTGAAAGGCCGCAACACAATCATCATTCAGGTTATCCTTCGCCGATATCACCTAGGAACCACCCTGTTACTGGTCCCTTGCAACGTCGCGCCAGTTCTAGCACGGCCCCTAATGTCGGACAACAATCCGGTATGTCCTCAACAACAGCTTTGGGTGGCAGTGCAGGCAATAGTTCCAGTCAGTTAGCGAACAATACAAGCCCAAATGAGCCATTAAAGCAGCTGCGTGCGtcaaaagaagattccACCgaaaagatattgaaaaatgcgATGAAAAAGCATAACCTGAATGAAGTCGATTGGAGGCAATATGTATTGGTTATCTGCTACGGGGACCAAGAGAGAATTTTAGAGATGGATGAGCAACCCGTAgtaatatttaaaaatttgagGCAACAAGGGCTTCATCCTGCAATCATGTTAAGACAAAAAGGCgactttgaagaagtagGAGATCTGACCCCCGGTGGAAGATTGTGAGAGTGGATCGGAGTATGTCAATAATGTTGCAGCTGCAGAGCTGGTAAATTGTGTGTATCTATGCATTAAAGGATATGcgtatatatgtgtatataatGATCTTCAATACTACGTATGTTACAAGGTTCTCACTGTTGAGTAGGCACAGAGTTAAGCGTAAGGATTGAATTTTCTTTGGGACTTCATTATCTTGATTCTTTCCTGATCTTCCTTaaactttttcaataattcattaatttcttgtttcttcCTTTCACGAACTTGGAACCTATAGAAATCCTTCTTGGCCTTTTTATCTACTATACTTGGAGCTATAACCTTTTGGCTATGTTTTAGCAGCGGGTTTCGATTCAGTatttttcttctaataGAATTCAATGACTTTGTATTTTTACCGACAACAAGAGTAAACCCATCATCGTCGACAATGGTAGACTGTACCTGTTCTTGAGCTTGTTGCTCCCTTTCCTCGAATAGTTTCATATGCTTATGGATATTCTCCTTTAGCCAATTTATCTCGATATGCTTATAAAAGTTGGTAAATGAGGAGACTGATGGAATGCTGTATTCCCATTGTACTAACTCCTTAGGCATATGCGAGTACTTCCTAAGCGCATTCCAGCAGTTATCTAGAGAAGCTTCGTCAAGAAACTTTAATAGTACAGTATTATTTGGAGTATAACGCTTATCTTTTAAATCATTGGTATCCAGCAAATCAGACGTGAGCACCGATAGATCAACGTCTTGTAAACCAAACTCATCATGATAAAGTAGCTCCGTAATATGGGCAACAGTGTTGAATTTCTcacatatattattaaaactGGATTTAATAGAATTCAAATTACTCAAAAGAGGCAAATTCACTATGAACAAACAATTGGCTTCCTGTTGGATTTTATTCTGATGTTTTTTGACAAACATATAATGCATTGGAGGTTTGTCGCTTTTGAGAACATCGTATTTTGGTAATTTAAATGGAATCACAAAGAAACCGcttttcatcatctcaATATGCCCCATAATTCAAGCACTTATAATATATCTACTAGAGATGTCAGCACTAGAATATATGTTAAATGCCAATGAAGAGTACTTGGATTTTAAACGagaataatttttcaattatcacctttctttttcttcgAGAAATTCAACTATCATTATGAACGTTATTCATTATCCTATTTACAAATGCAATAGTTAAGGTTAACGAACTCATTTCACCTCATTAGTAACAGATTCATTAAATACATTCTGTGTCTCCTTCATCAATTCATATAGCTGTACAATCTGTTCAGATGAAAGTTTTGCTAAAACGCTTGTTGATAAAGTCCCCTCCTCCCAGGCTCCATTTGATATCATGTGAAGATAATCTTGCCAGGAAGCCAGAAACCCAACAACATGAATAGGATTTTCTGTATTCTTGTGCAATCtaaattcatttttcaCATACTCATCTCCTAATAATCTTTGCGCCGGTAGAAGATTTCTATGCTCTCGAAGGATCCTACGATACAGATGTAGAGGGGGAGTCAATGGCCGATTATTTGACCGCGCTGCTGACCTGTGGGCGTTAAGAAGCAAACGGAATGCTGTCTTCATTATTCAACTTGGATGTTTTAGACATAAATTGGATACTCCAGAAAGCGTAGCTTAAGCCTCAATATGTATATTAGGAAAAGGTTTCTTTCCAGACAAACCACCGCCACCACCACACCCGCACGGAGAGCCGTCTCACTCAGCCTTTCAATGGTTTTTACCTCGTGATGCGATTTCCTTATTTCTCGAAATAAGTGTAATGCACGGATGCTTATATAAACAATCTGtcacacatatatatttataaatgAAGTACATAGTTCGGAGGAAAATTTACCAATTAAATGGTCCATCTGCTTAAAGATCGACTTTCATAAATGTTTCAGAGATCTGCTCTGCAGTATAAATCTGCCAGTAGGGTTCCTTCTTGCTCAATCAAAACCGTGTGGTAATAAGCCTAACTTAGACATCCTAATCTTTACAGCATTTCTATGAGCGTCAAGACCTTCTACTTTAGCAACGCTCATAACTGCGGgaccaatatttttcaaacctTCGGAGGTGATTTCCTGACAAGTTATGAACTTTTGGAATGTTGAAGTGTTAACACCACTATATTGTCTAGCGTAACCATACGTGGGTAGGGTATGATTTGTCCCACTAGAATAATCACCACATGATTCTGGAGTGTAAGATCCCACAAACACACTACCTGCGTGCCTTACAAGTGGGATGTATTTAGCAGAACTCTCTATCTGTAGTATTAGGTGTTCGGGGGCATATTTGTTTGATATCTCGaatgcttcttcaacacTATCACATAAAACAATGGAACTGTGTGAAATGCATTTACGAATTATTTCTAGTCGAGGCAGCTGCAGAGCTTGGCAGTGGACAGCCGCTTGGATTGCCTTTATTTTAGATTCATTTAGATTGATACCGATAAGTATAACCTGCGAGTCGGCGCCGTGTTCAGCCTGCGATAGCAGGTCTGAGGCGACGAAGTTTGCATCAGCGTGTTCATCACAAATAACCAAAACTTCCGATGGACCAGCAGGCATATCGATAGAACATATAGCTCGGGTATCATTTTGAACATACATTTTAGCAGCAGTAACAAACTGATTTCCTGGACCCAAAATTTTATCGACTTTTGGGACAGATTGGGTACCATAAGCCATTGCTGCAACAGCCTGCGCACCTCCAGCCAAGACTATTTTTGATGCCCCAACCTTTGATGCAACATATACAACTTCTGGGGATACCCTACCATCCGTCTTACGAGGAGGGCTTGCGATAACTATTTCTTCACAACCAGCAACCTGAGCAGGAACACCCAGCATTAGAGCAGTGCTGGGTAAGGTAGCAGTTCCACCAGGTACATATAATCCAACCTTTTCTATAGGCTTTGGGAACCGCGAGCAAACAACACCAGGCTGAGTTTCAACACTTAAGGTCCCCCCTTGTAACTGCGCAGCATGGAATTTCCGTACGTTTTCCATAGATAAATCCAAAGCAGCCTTTACCTCATCGGTTaatcctttaaaatattcttccttAAATGGTGCTTCTATAATAGGAGACTCTAATTGAACACCATCAAACTTCGAAGTTAACTCAAGCAAAGCCTTGTCGCCGTTTTGAATAACATTATCAATGATTGGCTTTACCAAATTAAGCATATCAGAGGACTTTTGAATTGGCCTAGCAATTGCTATATCTAGTTCATCTATCTTTTTAGCCGACACAACATTCAAATGCACAAATGAGCTTTCTATTGGTCGATCTTCAGCTCCCTTTAATAATTCCTCCGTTTTCTTTGGCAAGAATTTGTCCTTGGCATTTCCTTCTCTTTTAGTAATCTTCATGTGtttcatattcaaattAGCTTCTACATCACTCAAAGTCACACCATTAGCGGCCATCTTAGCCATAACGAAGTAAAACAAGTCTGCCACTTCCCAAGACAACTCATCCTTTGTATGAGCGTCGGTTACTTcctctgcttcttcttttatCTTAGCATGTAAAAGTTCTTGATCATCAAACAATCTCTTTGTATAAGAACCTGAAGGAGCCTTCACCAATCTTTGCTTCATTAATTGCTCGAGACCAAACAGACCCTGTGGAAAATCACCAAAACAAGATTCTCTTTCGAGGTGACAGAAATTTGAGGTACCTTTTAAAGTAGGTTGTTGTAATACAACAAACTTCAGTGCATCTCCGTCACAATCAATATCTATACGCAATAATTTCTGAGTGTTTCCAGAAGTAGCACCTTTCACCCAGATTTCACTTCTAGATCTAGAATAATAAACTCCAGCTTGTTTTTCAATGGCAAGTTTGATAGATTCTTGTGATGAATATACCAACCCTAGGCATCGTTCATTTGAATCAACAACCAGGGTGCTATACAATCCATCTTGACGATCGCTTTTAAGATGCATCAACAGAGCCTTCAAGTATGAATCAGCActattatttttcaaaggtACTATTTGATCCTTCGAGAAACATGTGCTAATTCCATACCGATAATTGTAAATTCCATCTGCAGCCACTGTTAGTCTACATTCAGGAACACCCAATTCAAGAAGTTCCGTTACAGCAGAGGAATCAGCTAAAAAAAAAGTAGAGACTCCATTGTTCAACAACTCAATAACATCAGACTTCGAATAAATATGGTTCCCATAAACGACTGAAATATGCTTGAAACCAGGGTAGttttttatcaaacttAGAATATCCCTGGTCGAGAGTTTATCCAACAAAACCTGACCAGATAAAGTAATAAATTCGTAATGAACAAGTTCTGATAAGTCAGAAACCAACGGCAGCACAGGAAAAGTCATAATTATGGGTTTAAGCAGCCGATGAACTCACAGTCCTCTCACAAATTCCAATTACTTTCAGTACCTAACTCTAACTAAAGTTTCTCCTATTTTAACTGAACTCAATAGGACGAATGTAACGGATCACACTACTAATTGAACTATTACAAGCAATaagatgaagaagtacTTCAGATTTGCGtagtttttatttgaaaaatcacGTCCGCAATAGTAATAAAAGAACATGAGTCAGACCTGAAAAAATGGAACACATAAATCGgaaaatatcttcatttaaaaaatcGTTTTAATTAACATCGATATTAGAGCGACTAGAATCTCATTAATTGTTACGTATCGTTAGTAATTCAGCACGAATATTAGATCTGAATCAAGTGACTACCTTTGATGACCgaaatatgttttttgtcttGCTAGAGCGTTTTATGAATCATATTACAGTTACTTTTAGCACGactatctatatataattttgtAGGGAACAAAATAGTAGATTAGTTAATACAGATCAAACAGAATTGGGGAATAAAATAGTCCTGAGACGTAGTAGTGATACAAATATTCACATTTCAACTGGTTTTATTGATTTGAtagatttgattgattttAGTTTTCCTTATGAGGTCAAATAGAAAATGGTGCCTGAATTTCATGACAACTAAAATGCTACCTCCGTACATTCGAATGCAGAATGACCATCTTTCTCACAAAGTGCACACCATAACAATCTCCCAGCAGCGGcatctttgttttttcttgcATCATATAGAGGAAGAGATTCACCAGGTATCTTGGGTTGATCGTTTGCATCGACTAGTCCTCTACTTGACATGCCTGGAGATTTTATGCCGATCAAGCTTCTAGCTTCTTCTAGTTCTCTTCTCAGCATTTCAATCTCTGATTGGTAACTTGCTACATCGGTGTTACTTTTCATACTTTGACTCTGGATAACGTCATCTAAGCGACGCTGGGTGTCTACCAACTCACGGGAAATGGCATCGAATTCCTGGTTAAGAGAGTTGTTATGTGTTGTTAATTTTTCGCGTTCTGTATCCCACTTGAACCTCAACTTTTCTAGTTCATCCTGCTTGCGTTTTAATGCTTgtaattgtttttttaagtcatcattttcataCTTGAGAGACTCTAATTCAGCTACTTGGGTGTCGTCTTCCAAGATTACTGTTTGCCGTCTTCTTTGTCGTATCATTCGCTCCtcgttttcttttatttccTTGTGCAACTCATCAACTACAGATAATAGCTGTTCGTGCTCCGCCTCGAAATACTGCTTCTGCCTGTTTTGATTCTCACGCTCTGCTTGCAAGATAGCCTGCAACCGATTCTTCTCGGCCTCAAGGTACTGTAACTTATCTTCATAATCATCAATAGCGGGTTGTATCTCTTCCAAAACAATCCGCTGATCATCTAG contains these protein-coding regions:
- the BIK1 gene encoding Bik1p (similar to Ashbya gossypii AFR702W), which produces MTEKYQGKIGTFLQIPNVGKGQLKYIGLVEGKQGLFVGVDLLANIGKNDGTYRGKRYFETEYPQSGLFIQLQKVSWLLEQNSDMIASSTATAVGNTSVQNNQLSIMGSTSTLGSGATPSTAAKGRNRTNSVIYRSPTPRRVTSRAASMMSRKTQASEQSDFFSDSMEVEDNGNSDVDELDEDDDGDVVDVANAETVSNNDKNSIFLTPKDFKRRSVSYESRIKQQREEIMHYKRLLDDQRIVLEEIQPAIDDYEDKLQYLEAEKNRLQAILQAERENQNRQKQYFEAEHEQLLSVVDELHKEIKENEERMIRQRRRQTVILEDDTQVAELESLKYENDDLKKQLQALKRKQDELEKLRFKWDTEREKLTTHNNSLNQEFDAISRELVDTQRRLDDVIQSQSMKSNTDVASYQSEIEMLRRELEEARSLIGIKSPGMSSRGLVDANDQPKIPGESLPLYDARKNKDAAAGRLLWCALCEKDGHSAFECTEVAF
- the SDH7 gene encoding Sdh7p (similar to Ashbya gossypii AFR704W), producing MKTAFRLLLNAHRSAARSNNRPLTPPLHLYRRILREHRNLLPAQRLLGDEYVKNEFRLHKNTENPIHVVGFLASWQDYLHMISNGAWEEGTLSTSVLAKLSSEQIVQLYELMKETQNVFNESVTNEVK
- the HIS4 gene encoding trifunctional histidinol dehydrogenase/phosphoribosyl-AMP cyclohydrolase/phosphoribosyl-ATP diphosphatase (similar to Ashbya gossypii AFR703W); translation: MTFPVLPLVSDLSELVHYEFITLSGQVLLDKLSTRDILSLIKNYPGFKHISVVYGNHIYSKSDVIELLNNGVSTFFLADSSAVTELLELGVPECRLTVAADGIYNYRYGISTCFSKDQIVPLKNNSADSYLKALLMHLKSDRQDGLYSTLVVDSNERCLGLVYSSQESIKLAIEKQAGVYYSRSRSEIWVKGATSGNTQKLLRIDIDCDGDALKFVVLQQPTLKGTSNFCHLERESCFGDFPQGLFGLEQLMKQRLVKAPSGSYTKRLFDDQELLHAKIKEEAEEVTDAHTKDELSWEVADLFYFVMAKMAANGVTLSDVEANLNMKHMKITKREGNAKDKFLPKKTEELLKGAEDRPIESSFVHLNVVSAKKIDELDIAIARPIQKSSDMLNLVKPIIDNVIQNGDKALLELTSKFDGVQLESPIIEAPFKEEYFKGLTDEVKAALDLSMENVRKFHAAQLQGGTLSVETQPGVVCSRFPKPIEKVGLYVPGGTATLPSTALMLGVPAQVAGCEEIVIASPPRKTDGRVSPEVVYVASKVGASKIVLAGGAQAVAAMAYGTQSVPKVDKILGPGNQFVTAAKMYVQNDTRAICSIDMPAGPSEVLVICDEHADANFVASDLLSQAEHGADSQVILIGINLNESKIKAIQAAVHCQALQLPRLEIIRKCISHSSIVLCDSVEEAFEISNKYAPEHLILQIESSAKYIPLVRHAGSVFVGSYTPESCGDYSSGTNHTLPTYGYARQYSGVNTSTFQKFITCQEITSEGLKNIGPAVMSVAKVEGLDAHRNAVKIRMSKLGLLPHGFD